The nucleotide sequence GATTGTCCGCTCAATGGATGATTACCTCAATTACATCACGCCACAGTTTTCCCGGACCCATATCAACTTTCAGCGGGTGCCGACCGTGGATACCTCAAATCCGGTCAGTGCCAAAGCGATCCCCAGTCTGGACGAGAGTTTTGTGGTGATCCGTTTTCGCGGTATCAAGAACGTGGATTTCCCCTATCTGCTGGCGATGATCCAGGGCTCTTTTATGTCGCGCCACAATACATTGGTGGTGCCGGGCGGTAAAATGAGCTTTGCAATGGAGCTGATCATGCGACCGCTGATCCAGCAATTGATTGATACCGGTAAGATAGGTTAAGCGAGATAAAATAACGCCTGAGTTCAGGCGTTATTTTTTTTATGCGCCCAGTTTATCCCGAAACCAGGCCGGCACTGTGTGATCCAGCCAGAAGACCGGTTCCCGCCAGGTGCCGCTGATAAAGCCGACGTGGCCGCCATGTCGGGTCAGATGATAATCAATGTGCGCTGGCAGAGGCTGTCTGGGGATCACGGCCTCAGTCATAAAAGGGTCATCGGCAGCATGAATCACCCGCAGTGGCGTTTTCACCTGAGACAGCTTACCCAGCCCGCTACAGCGCTGGTAATAGTCCTCTGCATTACTGAAACCGTGTAAGGGTGCAGTGACGGCATCGTCAAACTGGCGCAGCGAACGGAGCGCTGTGATCTGCTCACTCTGAAATGGCAGTACCTCGGGTAAGACGGCCATTTTTTTCAGCATATTCTTCTTCATGGAACCCAGCAGGTAACGCTGGTAGACCCGCGAAAATCCTTGCTGTATCCGGTCGGAACAGGCCGCCAGATCCAAAGGTGGTGAGATGACCTGAGCGGCAGTAAGCTCAGAGACTTCACCGGTTTCAGCAAGATAATTGACCAGCATATTTCCCCCCAGTGAGACACCGACGGCCAGCAGCGGATTGTGAGGAAAACGTTCCCGAAGATGCCGGATGAAGAAGGTGGCATCTGAGGTTTCCCCTGAATGATAGCTTCTCGGCTGGCGGTTCACTTCGCCGCTGCAGCCGCGAAAATGCATCATCACGCCCAGCCAGCCCTGCTGCCTGGCAGCAAACAGCAGGCTGTGGGCGTAGGGGCTGCGAAAACTGCCTTCCAGACCGTGAAAGAGGATCATGACAGGGCTCTGTGCCGGGTGGTGAGAGGGCGTATCGGTCCAGACCAGATCGAGGAAATCATCATCCGGGGTCAGAATACGCTCTGTTAGCGGCTCGAACTGCGCCTGACGGCGAATCATCCGCGGCAGAATGGTTTGTAGATGGGCGTTACGCAGGCCAGCGGCAGGCTCAAAATGATACATCGGCTTCTTCCTCACAGCGGAAAATCAGGATATGGCTCCTGAGCCAGCAGCTCAGCCAGGATCGCCAGACCTTGTTCAAGTTTATCATGACTGTGCGGCGCGCTGACGGCCAGACGCACGGCCTGGGGGATCGTCGAGCCGGGCGGCGTAAACAGCTCGGCTGATTTGACGATCACGTCTCTCGCTTCGGCGGCCGAGACAAAGTCGCTCAAGCGCCAGTGGTCGGGCAGCGTGAGCCAGGCGTGGAAACTCTGTGCGTGATGTTGAATGTGATAGGGTTGCAGATAGCGCTCGAGCAACAACTTTCGCTGCCCCATATCTTGCCGGATCGTGGTTAACAGCCGGTCGGCATCGCCCTGACGGATCAGTTCGCAGGCCAGGGCACTGAGCAGCGGGCTGATCATCAGGCAGTGATGGTGCAGCGCTGTGTTCAGTCGGTCCTGATATTTGCCCGGCACCTGGATATACCCCAGCCGCAATCCCGGGGCGAGGCATTTCGACAGGCTGCCGAAGTGGATCACCTGTTCACGGTCGAGATTGACCAGCGGCGGCGGGGCGTCGACCGGCAGCAGGCCATTGACATCATCTTCAATCACCAGCACCTGATGACGGCGGCATACCGCCAGAATCGCTTCGCGCCTTTCCCGGCTCATGGTGGCGGTGGTCGGATTTTGCAGCGTCGGTGTGCAGTAAAGCATCCGGGGCTGATACAGGCGGCAGGCTGCGTCCAGACTCTCAGGGATCAGCCCTTGCTCGTCCATCTCGACCGCTTTGACATTGAGTTGCATCTGGCGGGCCAGCCCGAGAAAACCGGGATAAACCAGGTTCTCCGTCAGCAAAGTATCGCCGCTGCGGCAGAATACAGACAGTACCAGCTGAATGGCATGCTGCGCCCCGGAGGTGAAATGCATCCGCGTCGGATCGATCTCAATGCCATGGCGGTTCAGCCAGTGGCAAATCATGTCTCTGTGTTCACTCAGTCCTTGCGGAGCCTGATACAGCATCAGGTGGTTGAGCTGTTCGGCCTGCTGCGAGAGCGTCTGCATGGCCTGGGCCAGCGGTGCTGAGCGGTCGACATAAGGCGGGATGTTATAGCCCAGATTGCACTCATCCGGTGTCTGCGTGGGGTAACTGAACACCCAGCCCGGGCGGTGACTCGGACAGACGTATGTGCCGGCGCCCACTCTGGCTTCCAGCAGTCCCCGGCGTTCAGCTTCGGCATAGGCGCGGGTAATGGTCCCGACGGTCACTCCCAGCGTATCGGCCATGGCTCTGTGTGTCGGCAGCTTATCACCGGGGGCCAACTGGCCGGATTCAATCAGATGTGCCAGGGTCTCGGCCAGACGGCGGTATTTGGGTAGCCCGTCTTCCCCCCGAGCGAAAAAATCTTGCTGAATTGTCTCGATTGTCATGGTGACAATAAATCCTTTGATCGCAAATCTTCCTCTTGATAGTCTGCATTTTGACCACTTTGGTGGGAATAAAGCAAGTGTAAATTAAAATTGTACCGATACAATCGGGTGTGAATCACGGAGTGGCAGATGAACCTGGAATGGCAATTTTTGATCTCACTGGCCGCATTTGCGGCCACGATGACCGGAACTCCCGGACCGAACAATATGATGGTGACAGCCTCGGGGGCCAATTTTGGCTACTGGCGTACTGTGCCGCACATGCTGGGCATCGGCGGGGGGCTGGTGAGTATGATTCTGCTGGTGGCGGCTGGGCTGGGGGTGCTTTTTGAGCGCTACCCTGTGTTGCATGAAGCCCTGCGCTGGCTTGGCAGTGCCTATTTACTGTATCTGGCCTGGAAGATTGCTGCTGCCGGAGGAAGGCTGCAGACCGAAGACAGTGATGCCAGACCGATGTCGTTTTTCGCCGCGGCCTTGTTTCAGTATGTGAACCCTAAAGCCTGGATGATGTCGGTGACGGCAATCAGTACCTTTACCATGAGCGGGGAAGGCTACTGGGGGTCTGCGGCGGCGGTGGCCCTGATTTTCTTTGTGGTGGGCTTTCCCTGCGTCTCACTCTGGGCCGGATTCGGCACTATGATTGGCCGTTGGCTGAATCAGCCGAAAGCCAGACAGATTTTCAATCTGGTGATGGGCGCGCTGACCGCGGGTTGTGTGGTGATGATATGGTAAGGCAGCCAGGCTGCCTTGTTCATGCTGTGTTTCCCGCGCTGGTCAGCCGCGGATCGCTGTGGTCAGGCTGCCGGCATTCAGCTGCTGGCAGTACTGAGCCAGATTGTCGGCAGGTGGCGGCAGCGCTGCTCTGGCCTGTTGTGCCTGATGGTTCAGACAGCGGATCAGATCCTGCTGCTGGTTTTGCTCCAGCAGCAGCTCAAAGTCCAGCATTTGCTGGTAGCCTGGCTGGTCGAGCTGAGGTTTCAGCGCGCGGCGCAGATGACGGTAGGCTGTCAGTTGGCCGTCGCTCGCGGTCAGCGCTTTATTGAGCTGGCGGATCTCTGTTTCTGATAAGGGATACTGCTGGCTGTCCAGCCAGAGCAGTAACAAGGCCAGATTGACGTTCCCCTGAAAATCGTCCTGAAGCTGCAGGCAGGCCTGGCTGACCCCGCCCAGACTGTAGTGCTGCAGGCAAAAACGCCAGAACTGATCCGGCTGAAAAGGCTGGCCGGCATAGTGTTCAGAATTTGGCATTGAAGTCCTGCTCCATCGTTTCTAACTGCTCGTGCAGTTCCATCCATTCCATTTCAACCTCTTCCAAAGCGGCTTTTGCCTGGCTCTGATCAAGCAGTGTCTGGTTGAGTTGAGTTTTGTTGTCCGCTTCATAGATGCTGGGATCAGACAAGGCGGCTTCCGCTGTCGCCAGCGACTGGCCGAGTTTTTCCATCTTAGCTTCCAGTTTTTCAACCTGTTTACGCAGCGGCGCAGTCTGTTTGCGGAATTCCGCCTCCAGACGTTTGAGCTCTTTGCGGGAAGCCGCGCTGTTATCTTTACTGACGGTGTCCGGCTTGCTGGCCTGCTGCTCGCGGCGCTCGGTGCGCTGCTGCTCCGCCAGCCAT is from Photobacterium sp. TLY01 and encodes:
- a CDS encoding hydrolase, whose product is MYHFEPAAGLRNAHLQTILPRMIRRQAQFEPLTERILTPDDDFLDLVWTDTPSHHPAQSPVMILFHGLEGSFRSPYAHSLLFAARQQGWLGVMMHFRGCSGEVNRQPRSYHSGETSDATFFIRHLRERFPHNPLLAVGVSLGGNMLVNYLAETGEVSELTAAQVISPPLDLAACSDRIQQGFSRVYQRYLLGSMKKNMLKKMAVLPEVLPFQSEQITALRSLRQFDDAVTAPLHGFSNAEDYYQRCSGLGKLSQVKTPLRVIHAADDPFMTEAVIPRQPLPAHIDYHLTRHGGHVGFISGTWREPVFWLDHTVPAWFRDKLGA
- a CDS encoding LysE family translocator; this encodes MNLEWQFLISLAAFAATMTGTPGPNNMMVTASGANFGYWRTVPHMLGIGGGLVSMILLVAAGLGVLFERYPVLHEALRWLGSAYLLYLAWKIAAAGGRLQTEDSDARPMSFFAAALFQYVNPKAWMMSVTAISTFTMSGEGYWGSAAAVALIFFVVGFPCVSLWAGFGTMIGRWLNQPKARQIFNLVMGALTAGCVVMIW
- a CDS encoding PLP-dependent aminotransferase family protein, producing the protein MTIETIQQDFFARGEDGLPKYRRLAETLAHLIESGQLAPGDKLPTHRAMADTLGVTVGTITRAYAEAERRGLLEARVGAGTYVCPSHRPGWVFSYPTQTPDECNLGYNIPPYVDRSAPLAQAMQTLSQQAEQLNHLMLYQAPQGLSEHRDMICHWLNRHGIEIDPTRMHFTSGAQHAIQLVLSVFCRSGDTLLTENLVYPGFLGLARQMQLNVKAVEMDEQGLIPESLDAACRLYQPRMLYCTPTLQNPTTATMSRERREAILAVCRRHQVLVIEDDVNGLLPVDAPPPLVNLDREQVIHFGSLSKCLAPGLRLGYIQVPGKYQDRLNTALHHHCLMISPLLSALACELIRQGDADRLLTTIRQDMGQRKLLLERYLQPYHIQHHAQSFHAWLTLPDHWRLSDFVSAAEARDVIVKSAELFTPPGSTIPQAVRLAVSAPHSHDKLEQGLAILAELLAQEPYPDFPL
- a CDS encoding TIGR02444 family protein, which gives rise to MPNSEHYAGQPFQPDQFWRFCLQHYSLGGVSQACLQLQDDFQGNVNLALLLLWLDSQQYPLSETEIRQLNKALTASDGQLTAYRHLRRALKPQLDQPGYQQMLDFELLLEQNQQQDLIRCLNHQAQQARAALPPPADNLAQYCQQLNAGSLTTAIRG